Below is a window of Brassica napus cultivar Da-Ae chromosome A5, Da-Ae, whole genome shotgun sequence DNA.
GGAATGTTGAGAACGATTTGGAGAGCACGGCTAATTGAGGATATGGTGGTTTCGTCGATCGAttccttttaaaattattatttacgtAACAAGTTTCATATGTGGGAGAGTAGAGAACACATATATACTaagttattttcttttccaattTTCTCACGTCCTTTTTAACCTTTCATCTATCGACCAATAAGACAATTCATAACTTAACCATTGCCGGTTCCAAGTCGAGTTACTAGGTCCATCAGATTGCTGCCGAGGACAGAAATGTTAATACGCTATGTTGAATCTTATTAAGAGATATGTATCCCACATTGGAAAATCAatgggacattaagtaatatataaatggttagggtcaatccactaattaccaattggttttgagttggaaacccataataaacccgaatttaacatggtatcagagcccagatCCTAATAAGTTAAACACCTAATTAATATTAACCCTACCCGACCGGGTATATAGGTCGTAATTTACTTGCTCGACAGAATATAACTGTCTTAAAAAGTTTCCGAGATTTCTGGCCGATAAGAACCATCATCTCGAGGAGTGGTATTAAGGGATATGTATCCCACATTGGAAAATCAATGggatattaaataatatataaagagttaGGGTCAATCCACTAATTAACAATTGGTTTTAAATTGGAAACCCATAATAAACTCGAATTTAACAAATCTCCATGTTTGccaattaattataataatgcACATTTCCACAGTTTCTTGTTATAATTTGTATATTGATCTCGTTAacccaaaaagaaaatgatgaagAATTATATATGAACAAAGATGCTCGTACCTAATGGACCTTCAGAAGAGATTCCTTTTGCATGCTCGAGTAGGGATGCCAAACTTAGCTAACGTGCcccatttattaaaatattttacggattttcatggttttcatctctAACCAgctcaataataaaataaaattaaaagatgaagaagaggagataAAGTCAAAATCTACATGGCTCTTTTAACCAGTCTCTCTCCTCCAGGTATATTTTGAAATTCTTCATCGTGgtgtgttttcttcttttttttttttggtaaaagtgtgttgtgttgtgtgttttcttcttcgtcgcctgtaactttaaaaaatgtgatattaacttaaaatgtgatatatataaactctaaatttatatatatatcacatttttaatctatatatataacttcttcttcatctgttTTTTATCGGCCCATCTATTTTAAACCATATAGTTATATCTAACTTAAGAGTTACGAATGATTTATTGATCAATTTCAAACACTTCAATTAAATTCTTAAGGAAAAAATATTCTATCATATAAAAATGTGTTAATAACAAAACTCTTCCATCTATAAtactatcaaaattttaaacgaGCTTTCTTGATAATTAGCCTTTTGTTATTAAAATGACGTGTACATTTTCTAAAACATGAAAAAcgcaatatttatttttaaataacatgtTTGATTGGTGACATGAGTTATCATTGATTCAGTTTGAATTAGCCTTGTAACTCAAAAATGTTACTAATCATGCTCTAAATTTAGCTTTTTGATTTTAGGTTTGATTTAAGATGTGTTGTACTTAAGTTATAATTTTGACTTAGGCCATTTATAAATTAGCTAACTCAAAACATAAACCTACATCAACCAAAATCCATTTTTAGAAGTTGAGTTAtaaatttgattgattttttttttgtttaaaaaaatgataatggTGAACAAATCTTTAACAAAATATACAACGTAGATTTAGGAATATTGGTGATGGGCGTTGGTGATGGGGAGGGGGAGGGGGAGGGGGAATCGAGTGGGGCAAGAATTAATATTGATGATTAAAAtcctattttaatatttatttttaattagaataaagtaatatttatttttagtgaaTATATCTTTCATGATAGTCAAcattattctaataatttttccAAATCTTCCATATAAtacttagaaaataatatatactgaattttttttcaaactttttatgctttttttaaatattttttttcctttttatttattttaaaagagattaataaaaattacatttatcAGTTTATATATTCAATTCTTTTATTCAGAACTCATATTGCAACTTATACATCAAAAATGTTACCAGtcataagttttaataaaatgataacttttatttttactgcaaaatttaccacataaacttacaGTTTTACCACATACTTTTTACTGCAAGTTACATCGAACTACAAATCATACTATAATTCAACTCTAATACTACATGACACCAGTCGGAGCCGCACGTCAAATATGATGCATTCTTTAATAAATCTGAAACTATTAATCCGTACATAAAGAATCTAACATCTTAGATTGTCTTTATGATGAAATTTGACAACTACATGAAAAACATATAGAATTTTAAGGCATCTAAGGACTAAGATCAAAcaaactttttaatattaattgttgGTATGAATATGTGGATTGCTTAACTTCATGACTACTATATAAGTGGGTTCAACATGTTGGGTAGGTGAATATAGTGGGCTGAGACAGCCCATGGTTTAGTTTTCTAATGCTCATTTTCTGGTTTTGGTGTTTGATCTTGCAAGATATTGGAGCAAAACTTTTTTCCTACTCATATTATGGAGATATTATATAACACACTAGATTAAGACCCACACATTGTgtgggataaacattatatataaattatttttacgtattatatattttttacacattatgaaataataaacatatattagatattaaaaaaatcagtgGCTATTACGTATATTGTCAAATTCATGCaatcacataaataaattttattaatccaaacagacatttttttaattttatatggtctatatttaaaattaaatgatatttacatagatatataatatatttttaatattgatatttattaaatagtttttctactcatatttttttgatcatttgtatcttcttataacaaaattttgaattactgataacaatttttttcattgtgtgatgtttaatagtttttgcaatttataattttttttaaaaaaaaatcaatgtaaaatttaaaatctaactattaagttgtcaatatttgttcaaagcttttatcaaaaaaattgttcaaacaatgaaattaacatatacatatatatatttaatcgtaatatttattaaatgagtcttcacatttatatgattttgtaatcatttgtaccttgtcataaaaaaatttaaaccatggttcacaaaaattttaatgcgaaattttaacagttttcgtaatttatagtcattttaaaatattcaaaatatcacatatacggaaaaatctaaaattatatatgtatatatatatatatatatatatatatatatatatatatatatatatgtccacaaaaatttaatgtgaaacttttaacagtttttcgTAATTTAtcgtcattttaaaaaattcaaaatatcacatatacggaaaaatctaaaattatatatatatatatatatatgtatttatataatgactataaattacgaaaactgttaaaagtttcacattaatttttttgtaatttatagtaatttttaaaaatgactatatcACATATAcggaaaaaactaaattttattatatggttaatgtggttgtttattttattttaataagttaaaactgaaaaatgattggcaatacaataatttttatcaaatctttattattcaaaatcattaattttcatatatattttaaccatattaggcaattccgtaatttttattgatggaaagaatgaagaacattaataattagtttatggttagtttaataaaaaatttattacatatttagattgaccaacatatttctctagagATTCTGAGAAacattgtggtgatgacacatggctacctcaaatgttgtaatgtttctttgTTAATGTATAGGAGATTCTCTAAGTCTCACATAACAATCATTAATCAATATCTAAAAAGAGTAACACAACTGAAGATGATAAACACACACAATAATATAAAGAAGATATCCTTGTCCAATGAGAATCTCGCAGATTATTTGGAAATGTGTCTCTGAATCTCTCACACATGATCAATCAACCAGCACAAAAGCTGCTCCagtatcttttctttttctttatttgatgtgatccaaataatttaattaagcTTCATCTTGGTCCTCTATGTGATATGCAGCTCTATCTTAAATCATTGGATAGTAattcttttatttgtttatatactCGTTTAATCTTATAGCTTCacaattttatgttaattttggtCAATATAACTTATGACAGATCTTACACTGGTATATACTTACTCCATATATATCATCACTTCTTGGAAGTTAATTTTATAGCTATGTTACGCAAATCGATTTTACATAACAACATATTAGTCACATTGTGGTGTTCTGGTTGTTTTTAAtggacaagaagttgtcatgtTGGTCCAGGTTAAAAATCAATTctctataaaacaaaattgCTAGTTTGGGTAGGTAGCGCAGATCTCTAACTTCCACATAGAGCAACCGGACTTGCATGTCATCGGTGGGTAGGCCTTCAGACCTGGTCCTTGTTTTTTTTAGGCTacaaaccaaaaataataaagtGGCTGGTTAGGTTTGAACATTTCACCTCTAATAGAAGATATATACATTTGACCACTGGACTAAAATCACTTTGGTAGAATTTTGTGGCCaatagtatatttatatataaagaaggcTTTGCTTCCCTCCCAACCTATCCACGTCAGCGTCCAGCACACAAATTCGATTCACGAGTGTCTGACACGTGTCACGCTTTAATGAAACGCATACTTTTGTAATTCGTTTTTCTCCGGGCCTCCGTTTGGGCTTTGTAATACATTTTGAATTTAAGGCCCAGAGACCAACGAATTTGGTAGGAACCCTAATCCGGGTTGGAGCGCATCTTTGTGTTCTTTGCTTGCGGGTTGAAAGGGACGATTCGGATTTCTGTAACGCTATATGTTGTGATTTTCCGTCTTAAATCCTCTTAATTCACAAGCCCACTACGAGACCTTTCGATTGCGTCGGCGAAATCGTGTATAAATTCTCTCTTATGCTAATCGCGATATCCACATCTCTCTTCTACACATCTCAGTCATATTCATATCTATGTGCTCATCTCTGTTAATGGCTAACTCGCGTGCTTTTTCCGATCTGAAATCTGGGCAGTGCTCATCCGTTGTAGAGGCCAGACTGCTTCGATTCTGGGAGGCTAGGAATGTTAAGTGTGGTGGGGAGATTAAGTGGATGGATTTGCTCATGGTGGATGTTAAGGTGAGTGATTTTTCCTGTTCTCTTCTTTGTATCAATCGTTCTGGGTTAATACTAACAGTGCCGTTATTATTCCTCTGTGGACACTAGGCTGTCTATGTGGTTGATATTGTTCGGTGAACCTGACCGTGtcctacttttaaaaatttccttagttttttttgttgctagaaaaataaaatcttgCTGGTCTGATCTATTACTCTGTGCGGACTGTAACGTGattgttaatatataaatagatttcgGTTTAGTATTGATCCGGTTGTTTGGTAAAGATTTTGGTTTCCTGTTATGTAGAGTCGGTACTGATAATCTGTTAAAATTTACACCGTTGATTCACACTGTTAGATTCCTAACTATGTTTCAGGCAACCATGATGCAAGTGACGATCAGTTCAAGCCGTCTCCCACAATACCGGGAGAGACTCATTGTCGGAACAATGTTTTTCGTGTCCGGTTTTGATGTCTCTAGATGTGCACAGAGCTTCCGGCTCACGGAGTCTTCTCTGTTGATCAGGTTCAACGAGAACACCACTTTTGAGGAGATAACTGATCATGTATCCCCCTTGCCCGAGGAAGCATTTCGGTTTCGTAACCAGTCTGAGATGATTGGTTTAGCCAAAACAAACACTCAATTTCCAGGTACATTGCTCCCAGTTGACACGTACCTCTTATATTGTTGGACTTCTGTGTGTAAAGAGTATGGTCTGTTTATATTTGTAAGAAAGTGATATATATCTCATACTTTATGTGGACGTCATAGGTGAAATACTTGGTGTGAAAATAGTCTCAAGACATACAGCCATTGAGTTATTGACGTTTCTTACACTTACTGAAAACATGGTTTACAAATTTTACTCTGTTTATAGACGCTTTCCTCTGTtttgcaatttacatttaaaacatGGTTTACAAATTTTACTCTGTTTATAGACGCTTTCCTCTGTTTTGCAATTTACATTTCGTAGACCAACGACTCTGTCGGCTAATAAAGTAAACCAACTCCCGGTTTGATGAAACCATCATAAAGACACAAACCCAAAGTCTACTAAACGTTTACATACACATAGCCCAAATCACATATTCTACGTGCTTCAAATACTTTAATATATCGGTGGAATTAACCATACTACCTTATTGatacaacaataaaaatatatatgttttaaatgaaattttattcaacaataaaatagatttagtTAAAATGAATAAGTTGTTTTTTAATATCACataaattattagtttaaaagaaaatatggaaaacaacttaatacatgaaaaaaaaaattaactaagaGAAAGTATCTTTGCTCTACTAACTctaattctaaattttaaaaacctaTGTGACTTACTGGtgtatttaaacaaaaataacatcaaaagaaagtaaataattatatttttaaaattttataaaaattagaaaattttataatttataaaatgaagaATAAAGTACATAGATAAAATTGTTGTAAAACAATTATGATCCTTATttccattttaaattaaaattaaaataaaatttaacatattaataaattacGATGCCTATGTATTTAACTATTTATTCATCAACTCCTGTGGATCAGTTTCAAATTTCCCCCCCATAACTGGTACGTaacataacaaataaaaataatagtaataatattaATACAGAACACAAAGTAACTAATTACTACATCCATAATATTGCTAGGTGGTAAAAAAACCCCGCTACTTCTgatagaaaattatatatatatatatatacaattaattTATACAATATAGTTTCAGAATCTTATATATGTATTCCAAAAAAATCATATCAAAGAGCAATATCAACTATCCCTAATATCAAGCATTCAACCGATAAATATGCAAACAGAAGCTACGCAATTAATGCTGATTGCAATGATGCAACTCAAAAACTCATTGCGGTATAAAGTTACACCTAATACCTACTGCACACGTATATCACACAatcaaccacaaaaaaaaacaaaaaaaacaaaagaaacacaaagaaatgaATCTCTCTCCCGATCTCCCAGCCGCCTCATCTCATCAGGATTCAAACGACGTCACCAATGCTATGGACTCTGAGACAGAGGTAAACCAAAGCGAGAACAGCTCAGATGAAGACACATCTGGCATATCAGTATATCACTAGCATCCTATTTCAAAAACCTTTAACCTAGAATATAATACTTTGCATCCGAACCACTGAGGATGGCGATTGAACACAAAGACTTAATGGAGCTGTGCTTGGAACACCATAACCCTGaatgtaggagatggattacatccctccacaaggcccgCCAAATAACAGGCCCTAGCCCAATAAACTTAGCTAGTTTAGTCGGCTCAGCGGCTGGAGGTGTTGACTCGGCTCCAGAGTACTTTTAGCCGATCAGTTAAGCCGATCGATGATACTCGGCTTGGAGGGAACAGTGCCAAGGCCTGCATACTCGGCCTTTGGCGACGAGGCCCAAAAGACAAGGCGATTAGGGCATCACCGGCAAGAGCACTATAAGAGGGGAGAAGAATACAACGACAAGGGGACTTTTGGACGACCTACACACTAAGcggctagatttagggtttcccATTGATCACTCTGATCTTGTTGTTTAGACCTCTAATCTTGTCTCCTTATTTTCCCGACAAATCTTGTAATCTCTTGTCTGATTCTAATAAAAACGTCTTTAGTCACCCCATCTTGAAGTTCATCTTTCTAATCAGCTGAATCTCGTACAAACAATTGacgcccaccgtggggctgaCTAAAGCAACGTTCTAGATCTACATGGCTCAAGACGATGCCGCCTTCGGCGCTCCAGGTGAGGAACCGACACCTACGCCTGCGGCCGCGCCACCCATCACCTCAGATTGCATGAGCTCCGTCATGGCTCGACTCGCTCGCCAAGACGAAGTCCAAAAGACAACCAACGACCAACTCGCTGCGTTGGTCACGGCGCTCACAGCTCCTGATGGACAAACGAGCCGCCCCCAGCAGATCCGCCGCCGCCTCTTCAACACAAACCCTACGGCAACCGGAGTCGACCATATCTCTGACGACTCGGAGCCTAACGAAGCCCTTCTCGCGGATGCTCTCCCAGCAGGTTCAGATCTCACAACAATACGCGAGCTCGCCGACCTCAAACTCAGCCTTCAACAGATGGGCGAGAAGATACACCAAGTAACCAGCACAGCTCCGCAAATCGAGAGTGTACTCGCCGCAACCTCGCGGACTCCTTTTACTCGCGCGCTAACTAGCGTGCAACTCGGAAAGATAGAGAAGCTGCGCCTACCTGAGTATAAGCCCGGCGGAGACCCGGTGGAACATATGACAGCTTTTAACATCGCGATGGCACGAGCTCGACTCCCTGACGACGAAAGGGATGCAGGTTACTGCCAGCTTTTCGTTGAGACTCTTCACGAGCAAGCCCTGACTTGGTTCTCCCAGTTGGAGGAGAACTCAATCGGATGTTTCCGCGACCTATCAGCAGCTTTTCTCAAGACATACAtcatgttcacaaagcgcagcGCCACCGCATCCAGCTTATGGAACCTCAATCAGAAGAAGGACCAGAGCCTGCGCGAGTACATGGAGAAATACAAAGCCGTAGTGTCAAAGATTGAGATCCCAGACAGGATCGCTATCGACGCCTTGCGCAATACCTTGTGGGTCCACTCAAAGTTCCGAGAAGACCTGTACCAGAACCCAACCAAGTCGCTCCAAGACGCTATCGCGCGCTCCGATAACTTCATCCGAATGGAAGAAGACACCAACGCAATTCTCAGCAAGATGAGCGCGCCCAAGGCTCCAGCGGCTAAGAATGCAAATACGCGACAAGAACCGCGCCAGCACGCTCCAAACGACAAAGACGGTCGCAAAGACGGTTACATGTATGTCGTTAACGAGAGCAACGTACCGATCTCTACTCTCGTAGTTCGCGGGGAGGGGTGGAACAAGTGGGCAAGAGAACTCGAGTCGCCCGACAAACAAGTCGATACTGTTTGCACCACCCAACCTACGGCGGGAGTCGGATCAGCAGCAGGGCCTTCCCGGACCGTCGATCTCACCAAGCATTGCAAGTATCACGACGTCAAAGGACACGATACCTCGGAATGCAAATCTCTCTACGCACATTATCTCTCGTTCCTTGCAAGCGGCGAGTTTAAGTTCGAGCCCTTGAAAGCTAAACCAAAGAACGGtaagagctggagcaagaatAAGGAAAGAAGAGCCCAGCGCAAAGCCACCGGCAAAGGTCGACAAAACGACGCTCCGCAACGAGACGACGAGGAAGAAACCCCGAAGGACAACGGCGAGGGAGACTCCTCAGCCGACGAAGAGCACCCGGCTAATCGCAGACGCATCGAGGTTATACTCTCTCAGCAATCCTTGTCGGCCGACGAAGATAACGACGATTCGCCTGTACCCGGAGATCTGAGAGACATCCTTAAACGGAAGTTCGAATCGGAAAATGAAGGCGATCCAAAGCACAGAGATCTCCGGACGATGCTGGATGCACGGAAGTCTCGGCGCATCTCGACAAGCGACGGTAACAACAACGAAAGGCCAATTAGCGACCTCCGAGATAAACTCAATGCCGGAGCATGCGATCTTCGCGTGAAGCTCAACCGTTCAAAACCAACAGACTTACGACGACAGTTGGAGCGAGTTAAAGGTCAGCCTCAACTTCCACCTCCTGATACCAGCATATCCAAAGACCTCCGCGCCTTACTGGACTCTAAGCGAGTACAAACGGGACAGTCGTTGAACGTCATCATGGGAGGCTCCCCCCCTAGCGGCGACTCAGTCCGTTCCGTGAAAGATTATCGTCGACAAGTCGCGACGTCCCAGAAGTGGCCGACTAAACCGACAAGTCATCCTCCGATAACCTTCTCACCAGATGACGCTGAAGGTGTTCACACGCCCCATAATTAtcccctcctcgtcgtccttgGAATTGGAGAGTATGATGTCACCAAGATCCTTATTGACACCGGAAGTTCCGTCGACCTCATCTTCCGAGGAACTGTGCAGAAGATGGGAGTCGACCTCGACGACATAAAAGCGTCCTCCAGAACGCTAACCGGATTCAATGGGTCTTCCGAAACTATCTGGGGAACGATCCGCCTCCCGGTGCGTGCCTGCGGCGTTACTCGAACGGTCAAATTTGCCGTCGTTAGCACAAAAGCTCCGTATCACGCTATACTCGGTACCCCTTGGTTACACTCAATGCAAGCTGTCCCTTCCACCTACCATCAGTGCGTCAAGTTCCCTGGCACGGACGGGAAGATAAAAACATTGCGCGGGGACCAAAGGGCCGCTAGGGATCTCCTAGTCGCCACAGTCAAACTCCAACGGACGTCACTACCCGTTAACTCAGTGTCCCCTCCAACCTCAAAAGTCTACTCTCAGGAAAATGAGGTTCTCGAGTTACCTATTGATGACGCCGACCAGAGTCGCACCGTGAGGGTT
It encodes the following:
- the LOC125608549 gene encoding uncharacterized protein LOC125608549, which produces MANSRAFSDLKSGQCSSVVEARLLRFWEARNVKCGGEIKWMDLLMVDVKATMMQVTISSSRLPQYRERLIVGTMFFVSGFDVSRCAQSFRLTESSLLIRFNENTTFEEITDHVSPLPEEAFRFRNQSEMIGLAKTNTQFPGTLLPVDT
- the LOC125609490 gene encoding uncharacterized protein LOC125609490; translated protein: MAQDDAAFGAPGEEPTPTPAAAPPITSDCMSSVMARLARQDEVQKTTNDQLAALVTALTAPDGQTSRPQQIRRRLFNTNPTATGVDHISDDSEPNEALLADALPAGSDLTTIRELADLKLSLQQMGEKIHQVTSTAPQIESVLAATSRTPFTRALTSVQLGKIEKLRLPEYKPGGDPVEHMTAFNIAMARARLPDDERDAGYCQLFVETLHEQALTWFSQLEENSIGCFRDLSAAFLKTYIMFTKRSATASSLWNLNQKKDQSLREYMEKYKAVVSKIEIPDRIAIDALRNTLWVHSKFREDLYQNPTKSLQDAIARSDNFIRMEEDTNAILSKMSAPKAPAAKNANTRQEPRQHAPNDKDGRKDGYMYVVNESNVPISTLVVRGEGWNKWARELESPDKQVDTVCTTQPTAGVGSAAGPSRTVDLTKHCKYHDVKGHDTSECKSLYAHYLSFLASGEFKFEPLKAKPKNGKSWSKNKERRAQRKATGKGRQNDAPQRDDEEETPKDNGEGDSSADEEHPANRRRIEVILSQQSLSADEDNDDSPVPGDLRDILKRKFESENEGDPKHRDLRTMLDARKSRRISTSDGNNNERPISDLRDKLNAGACDLRVKLNRSKPTDLRRQLERVKGQPQLPPPDTSISKDLRALLDSKRVQTGQSLNVIMGGSPPSGDSVRSVKDYRRQVATSQKWPTKPTSHPPITFSPDDAEGVHTPHNYPLLVVLGIGEYDVTKILIDTGSSVDLIFRGTVQKMGVDLDDIKASSRTLTGFNGSSETIWGTIRLPVRACGVTRTVKFAVVSTKAPYHAILGTPWLHSMQAVPSTYHQCVKFPGTDGKIKTLRGDQRAARDLLVATVKLQRTSLPVNSVSPPTSKVYSQENEVLELPIDDADQSRTVRVGAYLSDEMQQSVLDFLRKNVSTFAWSMADMKGIDPTITTHELNVDPTFKPIRHKRRKLGPDRSKAVNEEVDRLLGAGSIAEVRYPEWLANPVVVKKKNGKWRVCVDFTDLNKACPKDSYPLPNIDRLVESTAGNEMLTFMDAFFRIQPDNDAPG